One Paenibacillus sp. FSL W8-0186 genomic window carries:
- the groL gene encoding chaperonin GroEL (60 kDa chaperone family; promotes refolding of misfolded polypeptides especially under stressful conditions; forms two stacked rings of heptamers to form a barrel-shaped 14mer; ends can be capped by GroES; misfolded proteins enter the barrel where they are refolded when GroES binds): protein MAKEIKFNEDARRAMLRGVDALANAVKVTLGPKGRNVVLEKKFGSPLITNDGVTIAKEIELEDAFENMGAQLVKEVATKTNDVAGDGTTTATVLAQALIREGLKNVTAGASPIGLRKGIDKAVRAAVEELQKISKSIEGKQSIAQVAAISAGDEEVGELIAEAMEKVGKDGVITVEESRGFLTELEVVEGMQFDRGYISPYMITDTDKMEAVLDNPYILITDKKISSTQEILPILEKIVQQSRPLLIIAEDIEGEAQAMLIVNKLRGTFNAVAVKAPGFGDRREAMLQDIAALTGGQVITEKLGLDLKSTSVEQLGNARQVIVTKENTTIVDGSGDKADITARVNQIRTQLEETTSEFDKEKLQERLAKLAGGVAVVKVGAATETELKERKLRIEDALNATRAAVEEGIVSGGGVALVNVYNAVAALDVEGDEKTGVNIVLRALEEPIRTISANAGEEGSVIVERLKKEQAGIGFNAATGEWVNMIEAGIVDPAKVTRSALQHAASVAGLFLTTEVVIADKPEPEKPAMPDMGGMGGMM from the coding sequence ATGGCAAAAGAGATTAAATTCAATGAAGACGCTCGCCGTGCGATGCTGCGCGGGGTAGATGCTTTGGCAAATGCGGTAAAAGTTACTCTTGGACCAAAAGGCCGCAACGTGGTATTGGAGAAAAAATTCGGCAGCCCGCTAATTACGAATGACGGGGTAACCATCGCTAAGGAAATCGAGCTGGAAGATGCATTCGAGAACATGGGTGCCCAACTGGTTAAAGAAGTAGCTACGAAAACTAACGATGTTGCCGGTGACGGTACGACTACTGCAACAGTATTGGCTCAAGCGTTGATCCGCGAAGGCTTGAAGAACGTTACGGCAGGTGCTAGCCCAATCGGTTTGCGTAAAGGGATCGACAAGGCGGTTCGCGCTGCGGTAGAAGAGCTTCAGAAAATTTCCAAATCGATCGAGGGCAAACAATCCATCGCTCAAGTTGCGGCAATTTCCGCTGGCGACGAAGAAGTGGGCGAACTGATCGCTGAAGCAATGGAGAAAGTCGGCAAAGACGGCGTAATCACCGTTGAAGAATCTCGCGGCTTCTTGACTGAGCTTGAGGTTGTAGAAGGAATGCAGTTCGACCGCGGTTATATTTCCCCGTACATGATTACGGACACAGACAAGATGGAAGCAGTTCTGGATAACCCGTACATCTTGATTACAGATAAGAAAATCAGCAGCACGCAAGAAATTCTGCCAATCCTGGAGAAAATCGTACAGCAAAGCAGACCGCTTCTGATCATTGCTGAAGATATCGAAGGCGAAGCGCAAGCCATGCTGATCGTGAACAAGCTGCGCGGTACGTTCAACGCTGTTGCGGTGAAGGCACCAGGCTTTGGCGACCGTCGCGAAGCCATGCTGCAGGATATCGCTGCTTTGACTGGCGGACAAGTGATTACCGAGAAGCTCGGATTGGATCTGAAGAGCACCAGCGTAGAGCAGCTGGGTAACGCTCGCCAAGTTATCGTTACGAAAGAAAACACAACCATCGTTGACGGAAGCGGAGACAAAGCTGACATTACAGCTCGCGTGAACCAAATCCGTACGCAATTGGAAGAAACTACTTCCGAATTCGATAAAGAGAAGCTGCAAGAGCGCCTGGCTAAGCTGGCTGGCGGCGTAGCCGTAGTTAAAGTTGGTGCAGCTACCGAGACCGAACTGAAAGAGCGCAAGCTGCGCATCGAAGACGCATTGAACGCTACTCGTGCGGCTGTTGAAGAAGGTATCGTATCCGGCGGCGGCGTAGCCCTCGTGAACGTATACAATGCTGTAGCTGCGCTTGATGTGGAAGGCGACGAGAAAACGGGCGTGAACATCGTATTGCGTGCTCTGGAAGAGCCAATCCGTACGATTTCCGCGAACGCAGGCGAAGAAGGCTCTGTTATCGTTGAGCGCCTGAAGAAAGAGCAAGCAGGTATCGGTTTCAACGCGGCTACCGGCGAATGGGTGAATATGATCGAAGCAGGTATCGTTGACCCTGCTAAGGTTACTCGTTCCGCGCTGCAACACGCTGCATCCGTAGCTGGATTGTTCCTGACTACCGAAGTGGTTATCGCAGACAAACCAGAACCAGAAAAACCAGCTATGCCAGACATGGGCGGCATGGGCGGTATGATGTAA
- the groES gene encoding co-chaperone GroES, with product MIKPLGERVLVEPIEQEETTAFGIVLPDTAKEKPQEGKIVAVGSGALKDGVRVPLEVKEGDRVLFSKYAGTEIKYEGKEYLIMKESDIHAIVG from the coding sequence ATGATCAAACCTTTAGGTGAACGCGTACTGGTAGAACCGATTGAGCAAGAGGAAACGACTGCATTTGGCATCGTCCTGCCAGATACGGCGAAGGAGAAGCCGCAAGAAGGTAAAATCGTTGCCGTGGGCAGCGGAGCACTGAAGGACGGGGTGCGTGTTCCATTGGAAGTGAAGGAAGGCGACCGCGTACTGTTCTCCAAATATGCGGGAACGGAAATCAAATACGAAGGCAAAGAATACTTAATTATGAAGGAAAGCGACATCCACGCCATCGTGGGTTAA